From the Candidatus Neomarinimicrobiota bacterium genome, the window ATAGTTTTTAGATGTCAAGTGTCTTGTGTTGTGAGTTGTGAGTGTCCAGTGTCAAGTATAAAGTTTAGTGTTAAAGTGTTTCACATAAACCTAGTTTGAGAACTTTAACACTTGAACACCCGAACACTCTAACACTGCCGTCAATGTCCTTTCCCGCTGAGCACGACCCAAAAGGTGTTGAGCAGGATCTTCATATCCAGGCGAAGTGACATGTTTTCGATGTAAAACAGGTCGTACTCCAGCTTTTTCTCCACATCTTCCAGTGTCGTGTCGTATTTATGTTTCACCTGTGCCCAGCCGGTAATACCTGGGCGTACCCGCAATCGTCTCGGATGGAGCGGGATCTCCTTCTCTATCTCCGCCGCCATTTCCGGCCGCTCCGGTCGCGGTCCGATGAGGCTCATTTCCCCCTTTAATACGTTAATAAACTGGGGTATTTCGTCCAGCCGGGATTTACGGAGTATTTTCCCGACCCGTGTGACCCGTGGATCGTCGGGACTAGCCCACACCGGACCTGTCTCCCGTTCCGCATCCTGGACCATGCTCCGGAATTTCATGATTTTGAAAACCTTTCCGTTTTTCCCCAGCCTCCGCTGCCGGTATATCACCGGTCCTCTTGAATCAAGCTTTATCGCGATCGCAATGATGAGCCAGAGCGGGGAAAAGAGTATCAATACCAGTGATGAGATGCCAATATCTATGAGACGCTTCACCACGTGCTCCCAGAGCGGCATGAGTTCCGGCATGATGTCGATCAGCGGGACGCCGTAGATCTGGTTGGTCCGCGCCTGGCCGCTAATGATGTCATACATGTCGGGGATGATCTTGAGGGAGACCGGGAGGCCGCTGGTTAT encodes:
- a CDS encoding sugar transferase, producing MSKGWRRFFLLFGDILALNIAAAITFHYRFISGAFNNPVQLYWSDVPLPFLVLTLTWLGLFAINGLYAIQSTVSRTDEVLTIWKATLLGVLLLFLITVDPANPMSEGRTALVVYGLLIAGLISVNHFIIHTVHRKLLAMGKGHQPTLIVGWNPLGHDYYHRITNHPALGLNVVGFITLSPEKYNDEGIDGITVLGGLKDLPDVISIHGIQQIVIALESSDHRHLLDVIEITSGLPVSLKIIPDMYDIISGQARTNQIYGVPLIDIMPELMPLWEHVVKRLIDIGISSLVLILFSPLWLIIAIAIKLDSRGPVIYRQRRLGKNGKVFKIMKFRSMVQDAERETGPVWASPDDPRVTRVGKILRKSRLDEIPQFINVLKGEMSLIGPRPERPEMAAEIEKEIPLHPRRLRVRPGITGWAQVKHKYDTTLEDVEKKLEYDLFYIENMSLRLDMKILLNTFWVVLSGKGH